In a single window of the Thunnus albacares chromosome 1, fThuAlb1.1, whole genome shotgun sequence genome:
- the pigb gene encoding GPI mannosyltransferase 3 isoform X2, translated as MNVLSTTIWVPRIIQALLAAFADVKFFFLVRTLENSDVAKWTFFCHLCSWFSWYCCTRTLTNSMETTITCLALFYFPLPGSKTHSSKKYLTLVALAVIVRPTALIVWLPLLMHHFWQEENKLRLITHGYIPIGVLAVVTSTVVDCIFYGKWTLVQFNFLKFNIFHGVAGFYGSHPWHWYFTQGFAVVIGPHLPLFLHGCSLAFKRYKILLVAVVWTVVVYSFLPHKEFRFIYPVLPFCMIFCGISIANLKAWRRAAAFGLLATNLFLALYTGLIHQRGTLDVMSRLQTLCDVGSVSTRPEPDILFLMPCHSTPFYSHIHCPMKMRFLECPPDLGEKGYVDEADRFYDDPLHWLRTSFPYKSSLPTHLVLFNVLEKEISVFLHGNNFMKTAEIFHTHFPEGRVGGSIFIYERH; from the exons atATGGGTGCCTCGAATAATTCAGGCTCTACTTGCTGCATTTGCAGATGTAaaattcttcttccttgtccgAACGTTGGAAAATAGTGACGTCGCCAAATGGACA TTCTTCTGCCATCTGTGCTCCTGGTTCTCCTGGTACTGCTGCACCAGGACTCTGACCAACAGCATGGAGACCACCATCACCTGTCTGGCTCTTTTTTACTTTCCTCTGCCCGGgtccaaaacacacagcag caaaaaaTATTTGACCCTGGTGGCCTTGGCTGTCATTGTTCGTCCGACGGCACTGATTGTCTGGCTTCCTCTGTTGATGCACCATTTCTGGcaggaagaaaacaaactgagacTCATCACTCATGGCTACATTCCTATAGG cGTTCTGGCTGTTGTGACTTCAACTGTGGTCGACTGTATATTCTACGGAAAG tggACCTTGGTGCAGTTCAACTTCCTGAAGTTTAACATCTTCCACGGTGTGGCGGGTTTCTACGGCTCTCACCCCTGGCACTGGTACTTCACTCAAGGGTTTGCAGTCGTGATCGGACCTCATCTTCCACTCTTTCTTCACGGATGCTCCCTCGCCTTCAAAAGATACAAAATCCTGTTGGTGGCAGTTGTCTGGACAGTCGTAGTTTACAG TTTTCTTCCCCACAAGGAGTTCAGGTTCATCTATCCTGTGCTGCCGTTCTGTATGATCTTTTGCG GGATTTCTATTGCTAATTTGAAAGCGTGGCGTCGAGCTGCAGCTTTCGGTTTGTTAGCGACCAACCTGTTTCTGGCTCTGTACACCGGCCTGATTCACCAGCGAGGCACTTTGGACGTCATGAGCCGCCTCCAGACACTTTGTGACGTCGGCAGCGTCTCCACCCGTCCAGAGCCGGACATCCTCTTCCTCATGCCCTGTCACTCAACACCTTTCTACAG CCACATCCACTGCCCCATGAAGATGAGGTTTCTGGAGTGTCCTCCAGACCTCGGAGAAAAGGGTTACGTCGATGAAGCTGACAGATTCTACGACGACCCTCTTCACTGGCTCAGGACTTCATTTCCATATAAGTCCTCTCTACCAACACACCTGGTTCTGTTTAATGTTTTGGAAAAG gaaatctctgtgtttttgcaCGGGAACAACTTCATGAAGACGGCTGAGATATTTCATACTCACTTTCCTGAGGGAAGAGTTGGAGGAAGCATCTTTATTTATGAAAGGCACTGA
- the pigb gene encoding GPI mannosyltransferase 3 isoform X3 → METTITCLALFYFPLPGSKTHSSKKYLTLVALAVIVRPTALIVWLPLLMHHFWQEENKLRLITHGYIPIGVLAVVTSTVVDCIFYGKWTLVQFNFLKFNIFHGVAGFYGSHPWHWYFTQGFAVVIGPHLPLFLHGCSLAFKRYKILLVAVVWTVVVYSFLPHKEFRFIYPVLPFCMIFCGISIANLKAWRRAAAFGLLATNLFLALYTGLIHQRGTLDVMSRLQTLCDVGSVSTRPEPDILFLMPCHSTPFYSHIHCPMKMRFLECPPDLGEKGYVDEADRFYDDPLHWLRTSFPYKSSLPTHLVLFNVLEKEISVFLHGNNFMKTAEIFHTHFPEGRVGGSIFIYERH, encoded by the exons ATGGAGACCACCATCACCTGTCTGGCTCTTTTTTACTTTCCTCTGCCCGGgtccaaaacacacagcag caaaaaaTATTTGACCCTGGTGGCCTTGGCTGTCATTGTTCGTCCGACGGCACTGATTGTCTGGCTTCCTCTGTTGATGCACCATTTCTGGcaggaagaaaacaaactgagacTCATCACTCATGGCTACATTCCTATAGG cGTTCTGGCTGTTGTGACTTCAACTGTGGTCGACTGTATATTCTACGGAAAG tggACCTTGGTGCAGTTCAACTTCCTGAAGTTTAACATCTTCCACGGTGTGGCGGGTTTCTACGGCTCTCACCCCTGGCACTGGTACTTCACTCAAGGGTTTGCAGTCGTGATCGGACCTCATCTTCCACTCTTTCTTCACGGATGCTCCCTCGCCTTCAAAAGATACAAAATCCTGTTGGTGGCAGTTGTCTGGACAGTCGTAGTTTACAG TTTTCTTCCCCACAAGGAGTTCAGGTTCATCTATCCTGTGCTGCCGTTCTGTATGATCTTTTGCG GGATTTCTATTGCTAATTTGAAAGCGTGGCGTCGAGCTGCAGCTTTCGGTTTGTTAGCGACCAACCTGTTTCTGGCTCTGTACACCGGCCTGATTCACCAGCGAGGCACTTTGGACGTCATGAGCCGCCTCCAGACACTTTGTGACGTCGGCAGCGTCTCCACCCGTCCAGAGCCGGACATCCTCTTCCTCATGCCCTGTCACTCAACACCTTTCTACAG CCACATCCACTGCCCCATGAAGATGAGGTTTCTGGAGTGTCCTCCAGACCTCGGAGAAAAGGGTTACGTCGATGAAGCTGACAGATTCTACGACGACCCTCTTCACTGGCTCAGGACTTCATTTCCATATAAGTCCTCTCTACCAACACACCTGGTTCTGTTTAATGTTTTGGAAAAG gaaatctctgtgtttttgcaCGGGAACAACTTCATGAAGACGGCTGAGATATTTCATACTCACTTTCCTGAGGGAAGAGTTGGAGGAAGCATCTTTATTTATGAAAGGCACTGA